A part of Dehalogenimonas sp. W genomic DNA contains:
- a CDS encoding bifunctional riboflavin kinase/FAD synthetase, whose protein sequence is MTQLQKEFKSAELIQPTVLTVGVFDGVHLGHQALLKETVRQAVVLGLASAAVTFIGHPRLVLGKHRELPHLTSIKQRLNLIKAIGIKHVVCLTFSEELAALSAEQFTDLLVSHLSMRRLVIGPDFTLGRDRSGNAAILKDIGARKGFSLTVVEPEQIDNAKISSTLIRKAMTQSDMERVHQLLGRCFSLEGRVITGEGRGMGLGIPTANLEIAADQALPADGVYATRALIAGQYWPAITNIGTRPTFGGGKRSVETHIFDFNTQVYDDILEIAIIKQIRPEIKFDSVDSLKKQIEGDILRARTILAKAEC, encoded by the coding sequence GTGACGCAATTACAAAAAGAATTCAAATCTGCCGAGCTAATCCAGCCAACAGTTTTAACGGTCGGTGTTTTTGATGGGGTTCACCTGGGTCACCAGGCGCTTCTCAAGGAAACCGTCCGGCAAGCTGTTGTCCTTGGTTTGGCCTCAGCCGCCGTTACCTTCATCGGTCACCCCCGGCTGGTTTTGGGTAAACATCGAGAGTTGCCTCATTTGACGTCAATAAAGCAGCGACTGAACCTTATCAAGGCAATTGGTATTAAGCATGTCGTATGCCTGACTTTTTCCGAAGAACTGGCTGCATTATCAGCAGAACAATTTACGGATTTACTGGTCAGCCATTTATCTATGCGCAGACTCGTAATCGGGCCGGATTTTACCCTTGGCCGTGACCGCTCAGGCAACGCTGCTATCCTGAAAGATATCGGAGCCCGCAAAGGCTTCAGCCTGACCGTTGTGGAACCTGAGCAAATTGACAATGCTAAAATCAGTTCCACACTGATACGCAAAGCAATGACCCAAAGTGATATGGAACGGGTACATCAATTGCTGGGACGCTGTTTTTCGCTTGAAGGTCGGGTCATTACAGGTGAGGGCCGTGGAATGGGGTTGGGCATTCCGACGGCTAATTTGGAAATTGCCGCTGATCAGGCCTTGCCGGCTGACGGTGTTTACGCCACCCGGGCCTTAATTGCCGGGCAGTATTGGCCGGCAATTACCAATATCGGGACGAGACCGACCTTTGGTGGCGGTAAGCGATCAGTGGAAACCCACATCTTTGACTTTAATACCCAGGTTTACGATGACATACTGGAAATTGCTATAATAAAGCAAATTCGCCCGGAAATTAAGTTTGACTCAGTTGACTCTTTAAAGAAGCAGATTGAGGGCGATATTTTGAGAGCCAGAACGATTTTGGCAAAGGCGGAATGTTAA
- the serA gene encoding phosphoglycerate dehydrogenase, translating into MPDNKRVLVADALSSAGVERIKAVAKVDVKTGLKLEELVAIIGDYDALLVRSQTKVTADIIAAGKKLQIIGRAGVGIDNIDINAATERGIIVVNAPTGNTISAAEHAMALMLSLARHIPRANSSLKSCQWKRADFMGTELKGKVLGVVGLGNIGSEVAKRARGFEMKVLGYDPYVTEERALTMQVELATLDRIYREADFVTLHVPLTAQTKNMIGARELALMKPTTRIINAARGGLIDEEALVAAINSNKLAGAAIDVFVKEPCTESILFGVDNIIVTPHLGASTAEAQDLATSDVVTQVIDVFEGRPARYAVNAPYIPAESLPVIAPYVKVARTLGRLLQQMAEGQFKTLGIKYSGEVSKYETQALKATVLGGVLEQISEERVNVVNADIIACKRGITVSEQKEPVCDNYQSLITIEAVTSAGPLSVAATFLRDEVHVVKVNDYWIDISPGGFFLFADHRDRPGLVGAVGNITGKADVNVSYMHLSRLKPRGQALMVLALDEALSEDGLKQVKSLDGVNSARLVNL; encoded by the coding sequence GTGCCAGATAATAAAAGAGTTTTAGTTGCCGACGCCCTTTCCTCAGCCGGAGTTGAGCGCATCAAAGCTGTCGCTAAAGTGGATGTCAAAACCGGTCTGAAACTGGAGGAGCTTGTTGCCATAATCGGCGACTACGATGCCCTGCTGGTACGTTCTCAAACTAAAGTTACTGCGGATATCATTGCTGCCGGGAAAAAGCTCCAGATTATCGGACGTGCCGGAGTCGGCATTGATAATATTGACATCAATGCGGCTACTGAACGCGGCATTATTGTGGTTAATGCCCCCACCGGTAACACCATTTCAGCGGCTGAACACGCCATGGCGCTGATGTTGTCACTGGCCCGCCATATTCCCCGCGCAAACTCCTCGCTCAAGAGTTGTCAGTGGAAGCGGGCCGATTTTATGGGCACTGAATTGAAAGGCAAGGTTTTGGGCGTCGTCGGCTTAGGCAACATCGGCTCGGAAGTAGCCAAACGCGCCCGCGGTTTTGAGATGAAGGTATTGGGTTATGACCCTTATGTCACCGAGGAACGCGCTCTGACGATGCAAGTTGAACTGGCTACACTTGACCGGATTTACCGGGAAGCTGATTTTGTTACTCTTCATGTACCGCTGACGGCCCAGACCAAAAATATGATCGGGGCCAGGGAACTGGCTTTGATGAAACCCACCACCCGTATCATTAATGCGGCTCGCGGCGGATTGATTGATGAAGAAGCCCTGGTCGCCGCTATAAATAGCAATAAACTGGCTGGTGCTGCCATTGATGTATTTGTCAAAGAACCCTGTACCGAAAGTATTTTATTTGGCGTTGATAATATAATCGTCACTCCGCATCTGGGTGCATCCACCGCCGAAGCCCAAGATTTGGCCACCTCCGATGTCGTAACCCAGGTGATTGACGTATTTGAAGGTCGCCCTGCCCGCTATGCGGTCAATGCGCCTTACATCCCGGCTGAAAGCTTACCGGTAATAGCCCCTTATGTTAAGGTAGCCAGAACTCTGGGCCGATTATTACAACAGATGGCTGAAGGGCAATTCAAAACTCTTGGTATTAAATACAGCGGCGAAGTCTCTAAATACGAAACACAGGCGTTGAAAGCCACGGTACTCGGCGGCGTTTTAGAACAAATTTCGGAAGAACGCGTTAACGTAGTAAACGCCGATATCATAGCCTGCAAGCGGGGTATTACCGTTTCTGAGCAGAAAGAGCCGGTTTGTGATAACTATCAAAGCCTTATCACCATTGAAGCCGTTACCAGCGCCGGTCCGTTGTCAGTCGCCGCTACCTTTCTGAGAGATGAAGTTCATGTGGTTAAAGTCAATGACTACTGGATTGATATCTCTCCCGGCGGCTTTTTCCTCTTCGCCGATCATCGTGATCGTCCTGGACTGGTCGGTGCCGTTGGTAACATCACCGGCAAAGCCGATGTCAACGTCAGCTACATGCACCTGTCCCGCCTTAAACCCCGAGGTCAGGCCTTGATGGTTCTGGCACTGGATGAGGCCTTATCAGAGGATGGCCTGAAGCAGGTAAAATCGCTTGACGGAGTCAATTCCGCCAGACTGGTTAATTTGTAA
- a CDS encoding alanine--glyoxylate aminotransferase family protein, which yields MQNLRIPGPTPCPPEVLTAMGHQMINHRGVEFADALKDVTAKMKKVFQTQADPLLVTGSGTAGLEAAVVNMLSPGDSVLSVSIGVFGERFAKIAETYGADVVSLSFAHGQAADPEAVRTALENNPAVKAVLVTHNETSTGITNDLAAISKIVKSAGKLLMVDCISSLGSINVPVDEWGIDVAISGSQKGWMVPPGMAMLAVSEAGWEAYAQSKMPRFYFDLGKAKKSLEKGQTPWTPNVSAVLAFRVALNMMLEEGIESIFARHTRMGNFTRTGVKALGLNLLADERYASNTVTSVIADQGLDAKKLNKIMREEFDIVLAGGQGPLEGKIFRIGHLGMVKESDIQAVFDALKLALPQAGFTGKSEQR from the coding sequence ATGCAAAACTTAAGAATTCCCGGCCCAACCCCCTGCCCGCCTGAAGTTCTGACAGCCATGGGACATCAGATGATAAACCACCGAGGTGTTGAATTCGCCGACGCCCTTAAAGACGTCACTGCTAAAATGAAAAAAGTATTTCAAACTCAGGCTGACCCGCTTTTGGTTACGGGATCAGGAACCGCAGGTTTGGAAGCCGCCGTCGTCAATATGCTCTCGCCCGGCGATTCAGTTCTGTCGGTTTCAATTGGAGTCTTTGGTGAGCGTTTTGCCAAGATTGCCGAAACCTATGGCGCCGACGTGGTTTCCCTCAGTTTTGCCCACGGCCAGGCTGCCGACCCGGAGGCCGTACGCACTGCTTTGGAAAATAACCCGGCCGTTAAAGCAGTGCTGGTGACCCATAATGAAACCTCCACCGGCATCACCAATGATTTGGCTGCCATCAGCAAGATCGTAAAATCTGCCGGCAAGCTTCTAATGGTGGACTGCATCAGTTCCCTGGGCTCTATTAATGTACCTGTTGACGAATGGGGTATTGATGTGGCAATTTCCGGTTCCCAGAAAGGGTGGATGGTACCTCCCGGGATGGCCATGCTGGCGGTCTCCGAAGCAGGTTGGGAAGCTTACGCTCAGTCCAAAATGCCGCGTTTCTATTTTGACCTGGGCAAAGCTAAAAAAAGCTTGGAAAAAGGCCAGACACCCTGGACCCCCAACGTTTCTGCTGTTCTGGCATTCAGGGTCGCCCTGAATATGATGCTGGAAGAAGGCATTGAAAGTATCTTCGCCCGTCACACCCGCATGGGCAATTTCACCCGCACCGGCGTCAAGGCTCTCGGACTCAACCTGTTGGCTGACGAGCGTTACGCTTCCAATACCGTAACATCGGTCATCGCTGACCAGGGACTGGATGCTAAAAAGCTCAATAAAATCATGCGGGAAGAGTTTGATATTGTCCTGGCCGGCGGTCAGGGACCACTGGAAGGTAAGATTTTTCGTATCGGACACCTTGGTATGGTAAAGGAGAGCGATATCCAGGCGGTTTTTGACGCCTTAAAATTAGCCTTGCCCCAAGCCGGGTTTACCGGAAAATCAGAACAAAGATAA
- the pdxT gene encoding pyridoxal 5'-phosphate synthase glutaminase subunit PdxT: MKIGVLALQGAFSEHLKILRCFQNLETVEVRQPVQLLDLCGLIIPGGESTTILKLMGLYRLDTMLADLCARGFPIWGTCAGAILMAGEVGNTNPNMPAGLGLMKITVRRNAFGRQVDSFEEKLRVPVLGDKPFPAVFIRAPLIESSEPPAEVLARLGNRAIVAVRQDNLLATTFHPELGDDDRFHQYFVSMAETYQAYHTNF, from the coding sequence ATGAAAATTGGCGTGCTGGCGCTACAGGGAGCCTTTTCCGAGCACCTTAAAATACTTCGTTGTTTCCAAAACCTGGAGACAGTTGAGGTACGTCAACCGGTCCAGTTGCTTGATCTGTGCGGGCTTATAATTCCCGGGGGGGAAAGCACGACCATCCTGAAACTGATGGGTTTATACCGCCTGGACACTATGCTGGCTGATCTTTGCGCCAGAGGATTCCCGATTTGGGGCACATGCGCAGGTGCCATCCTGATGGCAGGAGAAGTCGGCAACACCAACCCCAATATGCCCGCCGGCCTGGGACTGATGAAAATCACCGTCCGCCGAAATGCCTTCGGCCGGCAGGTAGATAGCTTTGAAGAAAAGCTGAGGGTTCCGGTACTCGGAGATAAGCCGTTCCCAGCCGTTTTTATCCGGGCTCCCTTGATAGAATCATCGGAACCGCCTGCCGAAGTGTTGGCCCGATTGGGCAACCGTGCCATCGTCGCCGTCAGGCAGGATAATCTGCTGGCCACCACCTTTCACCCGGAATTAGGGGACGATGACCGTTTTCATCAATATTTTGTCAGCATGGCTGAAACCTACCAGGCTTACCACACCAATTTCTGA
- the ileS gene encoding isoleucine--tRNA ligase has product MFQPVASRVSFPEKEAEVLKLWADKDIFRRSIDNRKGAKRFTLYEGPPTANGKPGIHHVLSRVFKDVIPRYKVMKGYYAPRIGGWDTHGLPVELEVEKELGFKSKTDIERYGIAAFNQKCRESVFRYVNDWNKLTERIGYWVDLEHAYVTMNNTYIESGWWVVKQLWDKGLVYQGHKVTPHCPRCGTSLSSHEVALGYEENTEDPSVFIKFLVDKNSLSGELEQFVDKPFNLLAWTTTPWTLPANTALAVSDSATYAVLDMGDEYLVLAAALVEANGLAEVPEAGRISGARLVGLRYAPLYDAFKYGMTVSRLVNGELMPVDEEELSYPVIAADYVSMDDGTGIVHTAPAYGEVDYDSGRKQGLNFIHHVDLQGMVTGNYPGAGKFVKKADGLIMADLKERGRVFKSEKILHTYPFCWRCATPLLYFAKQSWYIRTTACRDALIDGNEAINWYPGHIKTGRFGDWLQNNVDWAFSRERYWGTPVPVWRCGDCQTTECIGGLDDLKSKPGFSGLSEKLDLHRPYVDEFTFDCPHCGGIMKRVTDVIDCWFDSGAMPVAQYHYPFEEDSRKIFVDGRFPADYICEAIDQTRGWFYSLHALSTLLFGRPSYQNVICLGHILDGKGEKMSKSKGNVVLPETVIDKYGADAVRWYLFTASPAGNARRFSENLVSDVTRSFMSTLWNVYSFFVLYANIDQFQPAENQLEPASELDRWILSELNQLVAEVTEDMDNYDPVAAARAIESFVDYLSNWYVRRSRRRFWKSESDADKVSAYHTLYQCLFKTSQLLAPFMPFLAETMYQNLAKSVSSEAPDSVHMTDYPVAETECIDSNLSTAMRLAMKVSSIGRAARAQAGIKVRQPLSRALVAGVNNQEKNGLTGLLDAVMEELNVKGIEFAEDEKALPEGAVAVTEGPLTVAVDPVLTPELADEGLVREITHRIQGLRRSAGFEIADNIITYYESNSEVARVIGEWSGYIHKETLSRQISRGIPEETDLTADDYKLEGHPVRLAVKKAL; this is encoded by the coding sequence ATGTTTCAACCAGTAGCCAGCCGGGTCAGCTTTCCGGAAAAAGAAGCCGAGGTTCTAAAACTCTGGGCCGATAAGGACATCTTCCGGCGGTCAATAGATAACCGGAAAGGTGCCAAACGATTCACCTTGTATGAAGGGCCGCCAACCGCCAACGGCAAACCCGGTATTCACCATGTGTTGTCGCGGGTGTTCAAGGACGTAATCCCGCGGTACAAGGTCATGAAGGGCTATTATGCGCCGCGGATCGGTGGTTGGGATACCCACGGTCTGCCGGTGGAGCTTGAGGTTGAAAAGGAACTGGGATTTAAAAGCAAAACCGATATTGAGCGTTACGGTATCGCCGCATTCAATCAGAAGTGTCGGGAGTCAGTTTTTCGTTACGTTAATGATTGGAACAAACTGACCGAGCGTATCGGATACTGGGTTGATCTGGAACATGCGTATGTAACCATGAATAACACCTATATTGAAAGCGGTTGGTGGGTGGTCAAACAATTATGGGATAAAGGACTGGTTTACCAGGGGCACAAAGTTACCCCGCACTGTCCGCGGTGCGGCACTTCTTTATCATCACATGAGGTGGCTCTGGGTTATGAAGAAAATACGGAAGACCCTTCGGTGTTTATCAAGTTTCTGGTGGACAAAAATTCACTCAGCGGCGAATTGGAGCAATTTGTTGACAAACCGTTTAATCTGCTGGCCTGGACTACCACTCCCTGGACTTTGCCGGCTAATACCGCTCTGGCAGTATCTGATTCCGCGACCTATGCCGTACTTGATATGGGCGATGAATACCTGGTTCTGGCGGCAGCTTTGGTTGAGGCTAACGGCTTAGCTGAAGTGCCGGAAGCCGGACGAATATCCGGAGCCAGGCTGGTGGGATTACGGTATGCCCCACTTTATGATGCGTTTAAATATGGAATGACAGTCTCACGTTTGGTGAATGGAGAGTTAATGCCGGTTGATGAGGAGGAATTATCGTATCCGGTAATTGCTGCTGATTATGTGTCCATGGATGACGGTACCGGTATCGTTCATACTGCTCCTGCCTATGGTGAGGTGGATTACGATTCAGGGCGCAAACAGGGACTTAATTTTATTCATCATGTTGATTTACAGGGTATGGTCACCGGCAATTATCCCGGTGCCGGCAAATTTGTAAAAAAGGCTGATGGTCTCATCATGGCCGATCTCAAGGAACGCGGTCGGGTATTCAAGTCTGAAAAAATTCTCCATACCTATCCATTCTGCTGGCGATGCGCTACCCCGCTGCTGTATTTTGCCAAACAGAGTTGGTATATCCGTACCACAGCCTGTCGTGACGCCCTGATTGACGGTAATGAAGCCATAAACTGGTATCCCGGTCATATTAAAACCGGGCGTTTCGGGGACTGGCTGCAGAATAATGTAGACTGGGCTTTTTCCAGAGAACGTTACTGGGGTACGCCGGTCCCGGTATGGCGCTGTGGTGATTGCCAGACTACGGAGTGTATCGGCGGATTGGATGATCTTAAATCCAAACCTGGTTTTTCCGGACTGTCGGAAAAACTGGATCTGCACCGGCCATATGTGGATGAATTTACCTTTGATTGTCCCCATTGCGGCGGCATCATGAAACGGGTAACCGATGTCATTGATTGCTGGTTTGATTCCGGGGCGATGCCGGTAGCCCAATACCATTATCCCTTTGAGGAAGACAGCCGCAAGATTTTTGTGGACGGCCGTTTTCCTGCTGATTATATTTGTGAGGCCATTGACCAGACGCGGGGCTGGTTCTATAGTCTGCATGCACTGTCAACTTTGTTATTCGGTCGGCCGAGCTACCAAAATGTAATCTGTCTCGGTCATATCCTGGACGGCAAGGGCGAGAAGATGAGTAAATCCAAGGGGAATGTGGTTTTGCCGGAGACCGTTATTGATAAATATGGGGCTGATGCCGTGCGCTGGTACCTGTTTACAGCTTCGCCGGCCGGTAACGCCCGCCGTTTTTCAGAAAACTTGGTAAGTGACGTAACCCGGTCCTTCATGTCAACGCTTTGGAACGTGTATTCTTTCTTCGTATTGTATGCCAATATTGATCAATTTCAGCCGGCTGAAAATCAGTTGGAGCCAGCGTCCGAGTTAGACCGATGGATACTTTCAGAGCTTAATCAGCTTGTCGCCGAAGTGACTGAAGATATGGATAATTATGACCCTGTAGCCGCCGCGAGGGCCATAGAGTCGTTCGTGGATTATCTGTCAAACTGGTATGTACGGCGTTCGCGGCGGCGTTTCTGGAAGTCTGAGAGTGATGCGGACAAGGTGTCAGCGTATCACACGCTGTATCAATGTCTGTTCAAAACCTCACAATTACTGGCGCCTTTTATGCCGTTTTTAGCAGAAACCATGTATCAGAATCTGGCTAAGTCGGTTTCTTCGGAAGCTCCTGACAGCGTCCATATGACCGATTATCCCGTGGCGGAAACAGAGTGTATTGACTCTAATCTGTCAACGGCAATGCGATTGGCGATGAAAGTTTCAAGCATCGGTCGAGCGGCAAGGGCTCAAGCCGGTATCAAGGTGCGACAACCCTTGAGTAGGGCCTTAGTGGCCGGGGTAAATAACCAGGAAAAGAATGGACTTACTGGGTTACTGGATGCGGTTATGGAAGAACTGAACGTTAAAGGCATTGAATTTGCCGAGGATGAAAAAGCATTACCTGAGGGGGCGGTAGCTGTTACTGAAGGACCTCTTACTGTGGCGGTTGATCCGGTTTTGACCCCGGAATTGGCCGATGAAGGACTAGTGCGGGAAATCACCCATCGTATTCAAGGTTTACGCCGGAGCGCCGGATTTGAAATTGCCGATAACATTATCACTTATTATGAATCAAACTCAGAGGTTGCAAGAGTCATTGGGGAATGGAGCGGTTATATTCATAAGGAAACATTATCCCGGCAGATTTCCAGGGGTATACCGGAAGAAACGGATCTGACTGCCGATGATTACAAACTTGAAGGACATCCTGTTCGGCTGGCAGTGAAGAAAGCCCTGTAA
- the tyrS gene encoding tyrosine--tRNA ligase, which produces MLMVADLDYILKRAVSEIISESELRTLLASGKKLRLKEGFDPSSPDIHLGHMVGLRKLRQLQELGHQVVLIVGDWTAQIGDPTGASVTRPILTAEQVKANAETYLQQFFKIVDKSKTEVRWQSEWFGKFSLADVIKLTSRFTIAQMLARDDFKKRFESNRPITITEFLYPLLQAYDSVMVEADIEFGGNDQKFNLLVGRELQSMIGQQPQQVFMTPILTGTSGIKKMSKSLNNYIGVAEPPEIILGKVMSINDDLIIQYFELLTDINDAELAEFTSAIRSSAINPMRLKKRLAQEILLQLYTEAEAREAAEHFERVHQRRELPTEIAEYRVSFSSLISADDSNVDIPSLLVSCGLIGSKSEAKRLISQGGVAIEGEKIKVDKASLTNGCVIKAGKRGFIRIINAD; this is translated from the coding sequence ATGTTAATGGTTGCAGACCTGGATTATATTCTTAAACGGGCCGTCAGCGAGATAATTTCTGAATCCGAACTCAGAACTCTGCTGGCTTCCGGTAAGAAGCTCCGCCTTAAAGAAGGCTTTGACCCCAGTTCACCCGATATTCATCTGGGTCACATGGTTGGTTTGAGAAAATTACGGCAATTACAGGAGCTTGGACACCAGGTAGTTTTGATTGTTGGCGACTGGACAGCCCAGATCGGCGACCCGACCGGAGCTTCCGTCACCCGGCCAATTCTGACTGCTGAACAGGTTAAAGCCAACGCCGAAACCTATCTGCAGCAATTTTTCAAAATTGTTGATAAATCAAAAACCGAGGTACGGTGGCAGAGCGAATGGTTCGGTAAATTTTCTCTGGCCGATGTTATTAAACTCACCAGCCGTTTCACCATAGCTCAAATGCTGGCCCGTGATGATTTTAAAAAACGATTTGAAAGCAATCGCCCGATCACCATCACCGAATTCCTGTATCCCCTGCTCCAGGCCTATGATTCCGTCATGGTGGAGGCGGACATTGAATTCGGGGGGAATGATCAAAAGTTTAATTTACTGGTCGGCCGTGAACTACAGTCCATGATTGGTCAGCAACCACAGCAGGTGTTTATGACCCCCATTTTGACCGGCACCAGCGGCATCAAGAAAATGTCCAAGAGCCTGAATAATTATATCGGAGTAGCGGAACCCCCGGAGATCATCCTTGGCAAAGTTATGTCAATCAATGATGACCTGATTATTCAGTATTTTGAACTACTGACCGACATCAATGATGCGGAGCTGGCTGAATTCACCTCCGCTATACGCTCAAGTGCAATTAACCCGATGCGGCTCAAAAAACGTTTGGCTCAGGAAATATTACTGCAACTTTATACTGAAGCTGAAGCGCGGGAAGCTGCTGAGCACTTTGAACGGGTACACCAGCGCCGTGAACTCCCAACTGAAATTGCCGAATATCGAGTATCCTTCAGTTCTCTGATTTCAGCAGATGATTCAAACGTAGATATACCGTCATTACTGGTTAGCTGTGGTTTGATTGGCAGTAAAAGCGAGGCCAAGAGGCTGATTTCGCAAGGCGGCGTCGCCATTGAAGGCGAAAAGATTAAGGTGGACAAGGCATCGCTGACGAATGGTTGTGTCATCAAAGCCGGTAAAAGAGGTTTTATCCGGATTATTAACGCCGATTAA